The genomic segment TGCCCTTGCCGCCCTCGATGATGGACCACAGAAACCAGGGCAGAGGCAGGCCAAAGGTGATGTCGAAGATGTTGCTCCCGATGGAGGAGCTCACTGCCATGTCGCCAAAGCCCTGCctggcgacgatgaccgACGACATCAGGTCCGGCACggacgttcccgccgccAAAAACGTGTAACCCATCACCTCGTCCGAgatgccgacgacggcgccaatCGAAGTGGCCCACCACACCATGAAATAAGAGAAGAAACCGATGTAAAGAATCGACTCGATGAACACCACCGGCCACAGGTGTTCCTTCTTCTTGCAGTTGGGAATGGTGTACGCGAGCCCGAACATGATCGGGCACAACAGAACGTAGTATACCTGGTTCCCGAGTCCCTCCGGCCAGTCCAGATCGAtgcctccgtcgtcgtcgtcgtcgtcgtcgggaccCGGGTCCTTCGACGAGTCGGACTTGATGAGGCGCTTGGACTCTTTCCGAAccagcgccctcggcgtcgaggtgcgcTCCAGCCCTTTCGGGGTCAGAGTTCTCGCGAGCTCTGATTCTGTCACGGCTCCGGGTCCGGGTGAAACCTGCGAGAGCTTGCTCGGGGTTGCCGGAGAGCCGATCGCCTGGGCTTTCttctcggcgcgctcctcgtcgtgcCTGGTCGTGGCCACGAAGTCCCTCTGGCGCAGGATGCTCCTCTTGAAAAACGTCTCCACCCTTGTGTTTTGCGACATGAAGGCGACGTAGCTGATGTAAAAGAGCAGGAGGACCCCGGACTCCCACATGTCGATGTGCTCGTCCCTGAAAAACACGTACAGCATGAGGAGGTCGAAGGTGTACCAGCAGCAGTCTCGGAACAGCGGCCACCACGTCAGCACGAGAATCTCCTTAGAGAAGAATGCGCACGCTCCGATGACGAACAGCACGTTGAACACGGCGCTTCCGATGATCGTACCGAACCCGACGTTGGACTTTGCGATGAAAACAccgatgagcgcggtgaaGAGCTCGGGGGCGCTCCCTCCCGCGGCCAtgaacgtcgcgccggcgacgtcgtcctcaaTCTTGTACTTTTCCACCAGCACCTCCAGCGCGGGGACGAAGAAGTCGTCGCAGACGATGGCGATGCCGGCGAAAGTGTACATGACGCCGATGACGTGCAGAATGATGGCTCCTTTCTTCATTCCCGACTtaccgaacgcgtcgtcgggatAAAGCGATCCCTCTTCCgtgaggcggcgacgcatcGTCGACAACGCCCCGCCTCCCGTGAACGCGTCCCCATGGCTCCCATCGTCCGACTCTGACAGTAGGGAGAAAACGGCGAGCAcgacagccgcggcgccgaaacAGCCGAGACGAAGCACCTGGTGCGTCctgcgcgcgccgggcgaacGTTTAAAGCGAGCACCGACACCCATCATGACGATATTCGCGCTTCAGGCGAGTGAACCCTGGCTCACTCGGCTTCTTTCCGAGAAAAACGTGGCTTTGCCGACCCCGCTTGGTAATCGCGTCACAGGAATGTGATGGAGCCGATCGACACGCGCGACGGTACGTGACACGTGGACTCGGCTCGAACCCGGGGAGTCCGAGAGACGCTCCGAGCTCTGGACGCGGGTTTGGCTGCGACGATTGGGGCGATTCGGgaaccgcgccgcgtctGGGGCCAATGCGAAGCCCCCGCGACGAATCAACGACTGACTCCCAAAACGGGCTGTCTTTGGGTGTGTCACGTTTTGCGTTTTGCGCCGGAGCTTTTTTGCCGACCGCGGACGATCGGGGACGTTGCTTCGGGAGCCGTTTATGCTGCGTTACTCGATTTGCAGGGTCAAATCAGAGGTATTTCGGTCCTATTTGGGTTTGTATTTGGCCGATTCGATCTCGTATGTCAGACTGCCAGCGCATCAGCAGccacgggggtgccgagctATCCGGCGCAGAGGGTGCCGAAGTGGTGAGAACGAAAAACCCACGGTCGAACCCCGCAGCACTCCAGGTCCGCGTGGAATGACCCGCGCGATgaccgacggcgcgggatcCGCCAACTCGACGAGGCTctccgagctcctcgagaaCCATTTCGATCAGAAGAGGAACCATCGCCGAGGGGCGCTGCCCTGGGCGTTCTTTCCCGATCGCCTGAGCCACGATTTCGACGAGGCCGATGAGAAGCACGGCAGGTTTGTCGTTTGCTGCGTCTGCCACCCCGGGGGGCTGCAgaagagcgcggcgtcgtcgctctccgGTGGTAAGCAGACCGGGGTTTTCCGCTACCATTGGCGGACGGGCCAGAGATCCATCACCGATCACGTCTCCAAGAagcacgccgacgcgctggaggcgctgaccaaggcgagggacgagCACGTTCGGAAGCACGGGGAGAACGGAGCGTtggccgacggcgacgacggagtgGGAGGCAAGCTAGGGGCGGGCGACGTGTCCGACGAAATCGACGACAACGCCCGCTTCTTCCCTCTCGTTAAGGACGGTCCGGACGACGGAATCGGGACGGACTCGGACGaaacccccgcggcgaagaaggcaaAGACGGGCAGAGGCGGCGCcaggacgggcgcggggagacCGAGGCAGGAGTGCCCGGAAGTGATCGACATGCGATCGGACACGGTGACAAAGcccacgccggcgatgcggcgggcgatggcggaggcggaggttggcgacgacgtcttcggGGACGACCCGACGGTGATCAAGCTGGAGGAGAAGATGGCCGAGACGTTTGGGAAAGCGTCCGCCTTGTTCGTGCCATCCGGGACGATGGGCAACCTGATCGCCGTGGGAGTGCACTGCGAGGTGCGCGGCTCGGAATTCATCTGCGGCTCGCTGTCCCACATCCACATCTACGAGCAGGGCGGACTGGCGACGCTGATGGGAGCTCACCCTCGGCCGCTGACGAACCGCGCGGATGGAACGCTCGACATGAAGGaaatcgcgggcgcgattcGGCCGGACGATCAGCACTTCCCGGTGACGAAGGTCCTGTGCCTGGAGCAGACACACAACAAGTGCGGCGGTCGCGTGCTGCCGCTGGACTACGTGGACAAGTGCGGCGAGTTGGCGAGGGAGCACGGCATCGCCCTgcacctcgacggcgcgaggatatggaacgcggcggcggcgctcggggtgacgccggcgcgcgccgtggaGGCTGCGGACTCGGTGTCCGTGTGCCTGTCCAAAGCGTTGGGCGCACCCGTCGGAagcgtcatcgtcggcacccgggaGTTCATCGCGAAATGCAGGAGGCTTCGCAAGGCTTGCGGCGGCACGATGCGGCAGGCTGGCACCctggcagccgcggcgctcacggcgCACGGTGAAATCGGTCCCATGATTCACATGGATCACTCGCGGATGTccgatctcgccgcgggcctgAGCAAAATCCAGGGTCTCAAGGTTCAACGGCCGGTGCAGAGCAACATCGCTTTCGTCAGCCTGGACGAGCGCATCGACGTCAAGTGGATGGTGGCGGAGATGCGGAAGAGGGACGTCGTCTTGATTCCGTGGGTGGGTAACTCCCTTAGGCTCGTGACCCACCACGAGATCAACCAaccggcggtggcgaaggTGCTGCGATGCTTCGAGGAGCTGTGCGCGCAGGTGCTTGggccggcgggcgcggcgtgaGCTACGGTGATTATTCAAAGCCTAGCTAGCTGGTATCCAAATTGAAACACCCGGGGAGAACTTTCAGAACTCGTCGTCAATGTTTTTTACCGGGCACCCATTCACATGCGGATCCAGACTccaccgccttcgccgcctcagccttctTTTTCTTCATACCTGGCTTCCATTCACACGCGGACGGCTCTGCATCACCTCCCATCGAGGCCCTGTGCTTCGCCTGAGCCTCGAGCGATTCCTTCATCCCGTGCTGCAGCGCGTGCTTGAGCGACATGGACTTCAAAAACTCCTTCGGGTCAACCTCCACGGGCCTGTCCCtatccgcggcgacgacgcagatGAACCCAAACGGCTCGTCACCGTGGTTCCTCAGCTGGTGCGTgtccccgggcgcggtgtacgccgcgtcaccgacgTGCACCGGGTACACGTGCGGTCCTAGCTGGATCTCACCCTTGCCCCGCAGGCCGATCACCGCGTGCTCGTGCCTGTGGTGCTCGAGGGTGGTCCATCCTCCGGGGTCAACCTCAAAGTACCTCACGTG from the Micromonas commoda chromosome 8, complete sequence genome contains:
- a CDS encoding Ca2+:Cation antiporter family (sodium ion:calcium ion+potassium ion antiporter) is translated as MMGVGARFKRSPGARRTHQVLRLGCFGAAAVVLAVFSLLSESDDGSHGDAFTGGGALSTMRRRLTEEGSLYPDDAFGKSGMKKGAIILHVIGVMYTFAGIAIVCDDFFVPALEVLVEKYKIEDDVAGATFMAAGGSAPELFTALIGVFIAKSNVGFGTIIGSAVFNVLFVIGACAFFSKEILVLTWWPLFRDCCWYTFDLLMLYVFFRDEHIDMWESGVLLLFYISYVAFMSQNTRVETFFKRSILRQRDFVATTRHDEERAEKKAQAIGSPATPSKLSQVSPGPGAVTESELARTLTPKGLERTSTPRALVRKESKRLIKSDSSKDPGPDDDDDDDGGIDLDWPEGLGNQVYYVLLCPIMFGLAYTIPNCKKKEHLWPVVFIESILYIGFFSYFMVWWATSIGAVVGISDEVMGYTFLAAGTSVPDLMSSVIVARQGFGDMAVSSSIGSNIFDITFGLPLPWFLWSIIEGGKGIDVISNSLNFSLLLLILMLVSVVVIIAACGWKMTSGLGFSMVVLYGLFLALAIMNSRGVIGGID
- a CDS encoding predicted protein; this translates as MGNLIAVGVHCEVRGSEFICGSLSHIHIYEQGGLATLMGAHPRPLTNRADGTLDMKEIAGAIRPDDQHFPVTKVLCLEQTHNKCGGRVLPLDYVDKCGELAREHGIALHLDGARIWNAAAALGVTPARAVEAADSVSVCLSKALGAPVGSVIVGTREFIAKCRRLRKACGGTMRQAGTLAAAALTAHGEIGPMIHMDHSRMSDLAAGLSKIQGLKVQRPVQSNIAFVSLDERIDVKWMVAEMRKRDVVLIPWVGNSLRLVTHHEINQPAVAKVLRCFEELCAQVLGPAGAA
- a CDS encoding predicted protein — protein: WTWERIPQEMYKQDGGSFKGCSRFELLGKRGESTVFHVRYFEVDPGGWTTLEHHRHEHAVIGLRGKGEIQLGPHVYPVHVGDAAYTAPGDTHQLRNHGDEPFGFICVVAADRDRP